From Malaya genurostris strain Urasoe2022 chromosome 2, Malgen_1.1, whole genome shotgun sequence:
taaatatattaaaggtTTATATCctattataaacagaaattctaagctctgtctgaaaagaaattgttaatttataaacaaattttcagaccagccatgctttatgcagtacaaaTTTGgttaagttgttgttccaccaggaagaaaacgcttcaaaggattcagaataaaatcctgaaaatgattttgaagcgtcctccctggtttagtaccaATCAGTTACACAGACTTACAAatgtagaaccattagatgtaatgtcacataatattataagcaaatttcgacaaaaatcgatgcaatcttcaattgaatcgattcgctctctgtattagttagtaagttagtatataagttccttttccccattacacaatacaagtaggtttagaattttccctacacaaaagtctcagaattgcggaagcaaatgatgtcctcatggtaataaccaaatcatatatataatagggctgaaaagtcaccacttgtggctgaacacccaatttaaatcttaataatttaattttaactcatattccaataaatagttatttaaaaaaaactgagtgTAATTTCATAACGATAACGAATAGGGTGAATTTTCGTTTtcacttgagaaaactgaaactgatccaAGGTacttttatcaaacaaacacttttccagAAACTGGATTGGGTTCGCACATTGCAACGGGAGTTTTTACCAAACCTGATATGAAAACCTGGTTCAAAACGACGGCTTTGTTTCTTTACATGTTTAAATCATGAATAGAGACATCAGCACTGCCAAAAGTTTGTTACTAAATAGCAACTGACTATTAGACTTTCTGTATGGATAAAGCCGAGGCAAAATCTTACATAAAAAGGTTGCTTGatgatattttcaatttatttatatttgGCAGCAAACGACAGCTGCCaaccttgcatagcagaaagatcttacgaaaagatagtgttagtgataaatattttgtttaaaaaacttGTGAATGCATGAAAAAGAAAGAGGGCGTTTTATTCAACAGTGACACTTCATActatttttctttaaaatttcACCTTTACctttccacaaaatgaacagttGTAATCACTGAATGCCAATAAAAAGTATATCTTTTGGGAAATGATATAACATCCTATAACCAGAACGTGCTCAATTTTTCGTAATTCCGTCATAATATTTAATGAAATCTAACTTCAAACGTAGTTAGTGTGAAACGGAAATTGCCTTCACTGTCTCGCGGCAAGAATCCTGTTGGCAATTAATAGTCGAACAGAATACTCCAAAGACCCATAATCTACCGATCCAACCGAAAATCCGTGCAGATGTCGTCACTCGAGTACGTGTTCCAAGATGTCCCCTCATTTCTATTCCGGCATCCTAAATAAATTATGTACCAACACGTCCTGGTCCGGATTACCACCGCAGCACTGCTACAAACCGGTGTGTCCCAGCGTACGAAATCGATTGCTCTCGAAACACCAATTTTAATGCAACTAGTGCGGCAACTTCAAACCAGAACTGTAGCAATCATTTGTGTCACAAAGGTTGAAAAATGGGGAAAATAGTCAATAGCCCAAGAATAAAACATTACCCGTTGTAATCGGGCTGGAAATGCATGGAAAACGCCATCCACTGTATTGTGCCAAACGTGATATATCTTcgtggagcatggcttccagtGCGCGAGATCCGTGCATGAAGAAGGGGTCGGCACGGTTAATAACAAGAGCGAAATTAGTTCTCGGCGTCGTCAAGTTGTCGCTCCGAATAGAATACATGTGGATACGATGATGCTCAACGACAATGCGGTCGTTGAAACTAGGTCAACTTTGGGTAGGTGAAAAGGGAAGGAACTCGGAGATTGCTTTTCACCTCCACACGAAATCATCTCACAGATACCAAAGCAATCAATTACATAAGCAGCAAATCGCATGAAAATCCTTAACGAAGCAAAAGCTTCGGTTACTTCTCCTTAGCGGTTTCTCCGcggcatgtgtgtgtgtgttggtaTTGCACCAAGAGCTTTCCATGAAGCttgaagaatgaaaatttctggaGCGAAAAGGATCTTTCAAGGATTGCGCAATGAGACATCGATTTTCCGACCACACCAACATCGTCCTGAACTCGTTACTGTAATGTGGAACGGAAGTTGACAAATTGATAACCTGCGCCGGCGCAGCTTTTTCCAAGCGTTTTCCTTTAGGCTCGCCGTTGCCATCGTGGCTTTTTCACTTCAGAAACTTTCAATTATTGATCCAaaacgaaaataataaaatgtgctGTTTTATGTGTGTTTCGCAgttcttttttttgttactgTCTCTCGCCTTTCCTTTCCCGAGCAGAAGTGGAGATAAGTTCAGATTTGCTTCACCTACATACATAGAATCACCGCAGAAAGTGATATAAGCACAAAATTGTACTATAGATTCCTTTGGCCCCAACACAAGCATGGGCGTATGTTCTGGAGCGACGGTGAACCGTGGGGTCACTCAGTCCTTCAACTGCCGAGGGGGTGGTAATTTTCAACCCAAGAGCGTTGGGAATGTAGTGCACTGGGCGTTTCCATGGGTACCGTGCTGCTTGTTAGTGCTGTTTGGATTTATGAATGTTTTAATGTGCTTTAAGCTTTGAATTTTTCATATGATTGCCAGAAGGCATGTCGTTGATGGATGTATTTAGCTACAGTCGTTTGGAATATTCACCCATATTTAAGTACAATTAACATGTTACGCTCTGAGTCACAAGGGAATGTCCGGACAAGAATGATGTCAATCAACTCCTCGCGTGTGATCTGTTTACTAGCGAATCAataattcatgaaaataatgcAAGTTCCAGTAAATCAGGCTGGTTTCGAAAGCAGATTGGTGACACGattgaataaaaatagttttacaaTTACAAGTCATTCTGGAAATTTGTTACTCGTTTTCTGGTGAAAATTGCTTACTCCTGGGAAAACACTTGAATGAGAATTTCAATTTTGATATTCACATAGGAAGCCTCTTATAGGTGTAGAATTTTCACGAAGCTCACATCTTGCAAACGTGATTACTGGTTTGGCTCAATTCAGTTTTGTAAACTAGTACTAGTAACTTCACAGTTCTGGTGAAATTTCGACAAATCAGCTGTAACAAATGGCGCCCATCCTATATAACAAACGTTTTTTGAGCGATTGAAAAATTACATGAGACTAAATTCAATGAAATACCATGACTGAAATTTGATCGAAATTTGAACCGAAAACTCGGTTACGACCGAAACTTGAACTGGAAATCATTAGATAACAAAGTACGCCCGTTTATCGACAGAACCACGGCAGTACATATATGACTGACAGTTAAACGACATGAGTATATGAGGTTATACAGTTACGATTGCTACAGGCGAGCGTAAAATTTAATCAGTTATGACCTAAAATACAGTTGGTAGATTGAATaatatgttttatttattttaaaattaatgCTGTAACGGAAATTGATCGTAAACtaacataaggagtgtatcgaaaataagctatccacaagtttttctttcaaattatgataaaaaacgatattatattcaaactaaaaattgatcctttagtgtacgaggttaaacttgatcataatgaaaaccggatgaaatttaagttattccttcacgaattttcgaacttttgatcgaacgttcttcatcaagttccggacaagtgttgcagcgcatgttttggacgcttgagcccaaatttttttgaactcctgcatgttcctatctaccttaccagtcttcttgaagaccctcttcacgaattCCCAGTAACGTAACAGTAACGGTAAGCtgagagcaatttggtggattgatatttttctcaacgaaatttatacccttttccgcaagccaattgagagtggttttggcatagtgagccgacgctcaaTCCGACCAAAAtatgacgctaaatccggccaaaaatggaggtgtactatgcttcttatataaaggcagcaatctcttctggagacactcagatcgatagatttgtgtatttatagttccagtagtgtaaaaaatggttgacttcaaaccacaggaatatattgcttgccataccagtacttttcgaccgaatttctccacttgaatcgacctgtccgcatcgctcacatcctccccaacgacgacagtgaagTATTGTGAACTTGGAAGGGTttgtgagtcctcctttacaaaaGTCttgtcgtccatcaaaacgcatacaTCCGGACACTGCCAAATACGCATACATCCGGACACTGCCAAATCCTTATTAATTattaacttattaatgatgggtttaacactggcatgaagaATTCTAAACCGTTTCGTCAATttacgcatagtaatacccttctcacttaaccATGTGTCCCGAACCTCAATttttacttccttttcaatacgcgacattttgaaaaggcagaatttcaaccgcacaaacaagtaaacaaatgaaagctgacagccaaatgcacagcatactgtgatctgagcataaaaaatcacCCCAAGGGGttgggggtagggtctaaatgatgaaaaaaatcatcattcctgagaattttttcagaactattttgaagcaaaataaattaaaacgttttgcatgataaaaagcatcattcgaacaacattttgataagcaaagataaaggttcataacttgctgagttttgttccgaaaggcttgaaaatttcacagaatattttagaaacgttttactatgagaaaatataaagaaaataataaatgattttccaaaagtattagaccctacccgctccTTAAGCAGAAATGTACCtccgtggctcagtcgattaacggcgTTCtttatgatctaatgtttctcggttcaagttgcgctgttgctatcgatcttttgtttttaatttcactcgattttaattttcaaatcacacagttTTACATGTACTTGAATATaatttttgtgtgaaatacgacgctccatttatgtgcatcttatgagatgtaaaattacaagatttttttcgaactgtgtggaGATAGGTTCAAATAAGTGGGTAGAAGAAACCTCACTTTTTTCATATATACTCTTATTTCCATAGGTAATATACAATACATTTCATTATTTAAAGAAAGGCTATTAGAAAGATCTTAAAACCTACTTCACTAGAATAATAAGATGCTGTTAAACGCAGAAAAATACTTTTACTGTGTACATAATCTATCGATgttttttcatattattttttctGAAATGACCTACTTACGTTGCTTCAGTGCCGCATGACCCGTTTTCCGAAGAACTATTTGCTTCGAGAGTGAACAATTTTTATTGGATTCCGTACGTTTTGGAAGACCTATAAAGTCGATTCCTGGCTCATAGGTCCAGGATCCGTATACGTCTATCGTACAATTGTATTTCTTAACTTGTCCATGAATTTGTCCATGAACGAACAGCGACCGGGTTTGAATTTGTTGAAACAGTTATACATTGTTTCGAGGGTTGATGATTCATCATAAAAGGCCAAACAAGCAGAGCCACTTTCGCGCATTCCTCGTAAGTTAAGAGTCTCCTTCCAACAGTAACATCTGGCCGCCTAATAAAGAACTTTATTATACCAGCTTTAATCCACCTGATGGCGGTCGTCAAAAGATGAGATAACTAAgagctcacaagttcctatctaatGCCTCGCCGTGTGTGTGTGATGagatttggtcaatagaatggCGTCGCCTGGGTGCTAtcaccttctgcgttagtatcaGAATAAGAGGGTATGAATTGGTTTATATGTAATACCTCATTTGAATAgcgaaaattattcaaaatccttcaaataggtCACATATTTGTGCCTTGACGTActattgctgaagtgtatttaaGCCCTCcatatagatttaaattgtaAACTTGTTTTCTCGAAAACCGTCGGCAGCATTCCTTGCAACTAACATTTTGTATACCATTCTTATATAATTTGACGCATTAAGCAAAATACGTCTTATAAGTAAGTATAACTGTTTgtgtataaataataattctattctTATTATACGTGTTTTATGCAGGAGCgaacaaaaaatattcaaaactgtGCAATCTCATACTATGTCCCAAGGGTGTAATTGGCAGGTTCAGAAGACTGAAGGTTTCGATACGGTaagaaatgaaacattgaatgGAAACTCTAGCATTGGTAAGGTTAGAAAATTCATACAAAATTGAAGAACATGAactaaatacgcgtcgattgcTTCCCAATTGTAAGGgatcgaaagtctttctgtgatgtttgaatccatttgatgcaaacattttaTTTGGGTGGGGCACACAGGCTTTTAATTGCAACTTCTTATTCAAACTATATAGTTCGCTTCCCGTTCCCTATTGAAAACATCCCTAGTTGACCATGTTAATACCAAACAAAGCATTAATAcagccacagataacagatatacaggctctaacgatttttttcaaaatcctgtgtaaatttcagatttgctatacgttgggaACACTACTGCAATCTACTCGACTGTTCACCGCGAGCTTTCATAACGTTCCACTACATTCCGGAACGATAGCAAAATATTcttgcctgttatagaaatatttcaaCAACATCAATCTGAACACAGTTTGCACGTTTTCCCCAACAACTTTATCTTGATACGGTTTGAGAAACAAGCGAATTCactcggaataaaacaaaactaaactAGTCGTTTTAACCAAcagaaaaacataaaatttaagtgaagtgaatgaagCATCCAAAAAAGTGTCGTGATGTAAACGCTACACTCAGAATAATGTCGATCGCAGCGACATCTGCTAGTATTCGCTGCGCtgcttttgcaaattttacacacagttcatatgcgagcctgtatatctgttttctgtgataCAACTTACTGAGTACTAAACTATGTGGACTTTGGatcaaaaattgatttcaaCAGAAATTGTGTAGTCTATATAAATCCCAAGATATATCGTATAGTTTTCTGTTACTTTTTTCTCTCATATTTTCATTCTGGAATTACCGATATTTTAAATTAACAAATCTCGATAGGAGAAAACTAGTGGTTCGAATTAaactattttattatattttagcAATATTTTATTCTGTATTGATCTTGGTAACAAACTAGCGGTATATAGAAATATTTTAGTGAGCTATATTTATTATCAAAGAATTTTTACTTTGTAATACCTTGAATATACAATTCTGTCTAGTTCGAGAAATGTTGACGATTGAGTTGTAAGTCGACGATTAGTGCAATAAGTCGTATTTTCCATCCATTTTCAATACATGAACTTCTAAGTTTTTTTGATTAGAATAAAGAAATAGTAATATGAATAAATtgaacaaatattttcaaaagaaTGTTGTTTAATCATAACAAACCTATCTAAGCTCGTATAAAGGTAAACTAAAATTATCTGGCTAAATGAAAGTCGTtaaaagtttattgaaatttccCTGGGCACATAATTGCGCGTTGAAGGTAACCGATGTTGCTTAATGGATACATATTTGTTCATGAACGATTGCTGCGTGTGTCTGTAGGGATACCCAAATAATAGCAAGAAGCAATTTCAAGAGGCACTTCGCAAATACTCCAACTGAACACGCAACAATACTGTCAACTAAAACAAGGCCTTTAGTAGTTGTACGCTCTCTAACACATTTAGGTAAAAATTAATTTATGCTCACGGCCGTCCGCTATTTGGAAAGCACTGGCGTAGCACTAGCAGTACCGGCCTCACCCTTACCGCCCACGTTACTTTGCCCGGGTGAAATCGTGGTTGCATCAGCCCCAGCAGGGGACTAAATCAAAAACAAGTTTCCTAATCATCAACTACAATCGCATACACTAACAGAAAAATCCACTTGACGCGTAACGTCGTGGGACATTCCGTTGTCGTTACGGCTACACACTAAACACGTACTAATACTTTTCGTCTCGTTACGCAGCTAAAGCTCCCTCCCACGGTGGAGCTTTTCGTCTTCCAAAAGTCGTTGCAGCAGGTCGGTAAGCTTCTACTTTCGATAAGTTCCAATAAACGAACCGCAGTTGGGGCAGTAATGGTTGGCATCCCGGCACGATGTCGAACAGTAGGGTATGCAAACGCAGGGccaacaaataaataaacataacaGGGCAGCGCACACGTGGGTTCGAGTGGTCGTTTCGTACTCCAACCGAGTTACGATGGTTGCTCGACAGGACGGGCACGTCAACGTGGTAGGATCCGGACCGACTTGAGAGTTCGTTACGATGACTGTTGTCGCTGAAATTCGAgtagaaaatggaaaaaaaataatgaggGGTGATGGTTAGTGCCAGTTTgatttaataagaatttttttctattttgttgCACTTACTGGATGGAATGGGTGGTGATTGTTCAACATTACTGTATATGGTAGGAATGGTTCGATGGGGATAGGCGGACGGTGTAGAGTCATGAAGTTGATCATAGGATGGTGGATGACTTTTCTCGGAATCTGGCACGCAAGGAGACGGTTGATGCACATGATGAAACAAATGTTAGGTATTCTACTGACATTGTAATAGTAGTTTGTACTTACCCATTATTGATATTCTGGATTGCTGGAGTAACTCCTGGTCTTAACTCCGACTAACTGAAATGAATTCAACTGCGACACTTCGTTCCGCTTCTGAGACTTGATACTGAATGAATTTCTGCTTGGAAATATCACAACTGGTTGTTTTTATCGGGCATATGTTTAGGGGAATTTTAGTTAACCTTCCGATGTACAAAAGATAGGAGTTATCGCAACCGCAGGATTTAAGTGTTGGTTTACTATTTGCGATGtgaaaaatgactcattttttcgataagataagaataaaattaaattttggttTGTTAATTCAGAACGAATGACTCACTTCTCTTCAATGTTTTAAAAGTATGACGTTTATTATTTAGGTCGTGATGTAATTGTTCTGTATACCAATAATCGACAGTCGATGGGGTAGATATAAACGGAGGTATCAATAGCTACTCAACTCATGGAAGTACAAACCTGACATGAAATGTTCGAATCTCGACACATGAAATCGTATGTATAACATATGTACCGGAACGTATCATGAATACAGGGTATCTGTTCTTTATGCCGTTGGTTCCTTATGTGCGAGTCAAGAATTACTTCAAGTTTCAGTGATATCTACTGGAACTGGAGCTGGGACTTCTACCAGGAAAACTGTTTAGATGTTTGCTTTCTGAGTTTACTAACTAGAGTTGAGGGATTGAAGGTTGTGTTAAATTCAATTCAGTACTAATTCaatttttctaatattttttagCTGACGTCTTTGTTCCGTCCAAAATTAAACAGTCTATGAAGTTCAGAAATAGCATTCTAATCAGCAcgtttttaatttcatgttgcattgaaaacattcttgaaataatttgaaggggaaaaagttcGTTTTTACCCCCGAATTTAttatcgtcttcgactcatcagtgcgtcagcagattatgttcaacataatctgctgaagtACTGATGAgtagaagacgaaacgtaaacattcaATTCATGGAGTGATTTGTTCGATTCCGGCCATTTTCGTACAGTCGAACATTCAAAACAGATTCACTGTTAATTCTATCAATGTGATGAGTTATGAGGTAGTGCTTgtttattcaaaaactatttggagttcaggccttaagatctaccagcataACTAACTGAAATAACAAATTCTACCAGAACAGGGAAC
This genomic window contains:
- the LOC131432737 gene encoding lipopolysaccharide-induced tumor necrosis factor-alpha factor homolog is translated as MDSEKSHPPSYDQLHDSTPSAYPHRTIPTIYSNVEQSPPIPSTTTVIVTNSQVGPDPTTLTCPSCRATIVTRLEYETTTRTHVCAALLCLFICWPCVCIPYCSTSCRDANHYCPNCGSFIGTYRK